TAAAAACCAAATATAcgatggaaaaaagaaagtcaatCAATCAAAGTCATATGATAcataaattttgttattttttaaaattgacaACTTATGTCAGATATCGATTTTTACCTGTCCCTTGTCACGACACTGTGACCATTTAGCCACGTAATGATCGACCAGGTCGAGGACGGTGCGAAAACGTGGCAGGTGGTCAGCCATGCCCGTGCTGCTGGCATCCAGCCGGAATCCTCGACTCGAGTAATGAATTCGCACGCTAGTTGGACCCTTGTCAGTTTGAAGGCTCAGGGCGTACAGGTACCGGGCATCTGAAGAATCGCGAACTAAAAACGTCCCCACCtgttttgttccaaaaacaaTGTGTGTTTCAATCTAATTGAATTAACTCCAAAACGGACGAAAGGTCAGACAAAAGCCCGATTGCTAATTTTCGCAATTTATGCAGAGATTTAAGagaagggaaagaaagaaaaaaaaaaacacttgtTGTCGGCATGTAACCTAACCTTGTCCTAATCATTAAGTTGTCGTTCGAAAGACAAAGATGGATCTTTTCAATTGACGTTTGCGGTAAGAGCGAGTTAAAGCGGGGGTCATTATTTATCTGGGTCGAATATTTGCTCACCTTATATTTAACAAGGCGATATGCcaaaataggaaagaaaacatttcaattcaattggcgattagattttttttttttttatagaacgGAACTCCCGTTGATTTGATTGACAATTCATCcgttcttgttttgttttcatttcactTTCACTTTGCCATCGACGCGTACCTAACGCACTTTTTTCAACGTTCCACCCACACAAATGTGGGTTACGGCACAGCGGGAGCCATTctgaaaaataattataataaaaaaggcAAAGCAACACCTTTTCAATACCTGGAAATAAGAGTGACCCAATTCCAAGAAACCgaatacaacaacaacgaaaaaaaataaaattcgttcCAGTCGACTTGTTATACGAGCTGGAAAAACtctttggcaaaaaaaaaaaagaatgtggGGGGAGAGGGGACCTTTCTCTATTATTCAACTCAAACGAATAACCGTTTTTTCCCTTCAAAAATACGGCCCTCCAGGCGGTGTAGGCTCACCATGACGTTGCAGCTCTTTGGTGTACTTTGTTGTATGCACCActacaagtttaaaaaaaaaaatgcttcttCACAGTGTGGGGTACAGCCTGCCTTCTGCTGAAGCCCGGCCTCACTTTCTCGTGGCAACACAACGTCCTCGGCCCTACACCTCCATACTACACCAAGCgaagaaaaaattgtctattCCTTTAGcctattttgttgttgttgttgttgttcagcATAGAAAAGCGAGtcgcctttttctttaaagtgGAACAATTTAGGCCATTAGGTCAATCGACTCCCAATTTTACTTGCATCGGCACAGCAGTGCGTTGCAGATGACATTGCCGcacattttcaaaacaaatgacGACTGTATACCTTTGTGTTTTGCAAGAGGTGGGCGGATTCTTTCCAGGAAAGGTGTCCGTAATAATATCCGGACAGGCGGAGTTGATGCGCTACGACGGACAAGCGTTGCAAATCGTCGTCTTCTCGCGTGCCGGCCACTCCGCCCTCCGTCGTGACGGAGGTGCACATTTCCGGCGGATGCAATTGCAACGCGCTGCCACCGGAAGAAGCCACCGGATTGCTATTGTTGTTGGCAGCCGTGTGAACAGACTTCCGCcgatgatggtgatgatgacGCAACAAGCCGGGCAACACTTTCTCGTCACTAGCACCGAACGGGATTTCAATCTGGAGCCGGAACGGATGTTGTCGATCGATGGTCGCTGGCTGGAAAGCGGACGACGAAGGCCAGCATGACTGTCTCTGCTGCGGCACAGTCACCACCGACACATTCAATCTGGACGGCGAAGGGCCAGCCACGTCGGAGGCAACACAACCACTGCAACACAAATCGGCCGGCCTGTCCGGCCGCCTGTCTATGCTGATGATGGTCGAATCGTTCACTTGGACAATAGACCCGCCCGACCAGTGTTGACGCACCTTCACTTTGGGCAGCGACAAGTCGAGCGGTTCGACGTGCTCGCAATCGCCCACAAACGGATAATCGTAGTAAGCTCCGCCTCCGTTGGACGTCGCTTCGGCCGCCTGATAATCTTCGTGATCGCACGAACAGCCCGGCCGTTTGCGCTGGATCGGCTGCGTCGTCCAAGCGTTGGCGTACGAGAAATGAGGCGGGACGGCCGCTGCTTCTACTGTCGCATCCTCCGAGGCCGTTGATGGAACGACGACTGAACCTCCGCTGGACAATACGTTGAATGGATTGGTAGGACTCCAGCAAGTAGAGGCTGCAACGATAGCGGCTGtagcggcagcagcagcagcagctgtcTGCTGGTGATGGCGTCTAGCTGGCGGCAATGCTGGAGAGGAAGAACAAGAGAAAGCTCctccgctgctgctgctgctgctgctgccacCTCCCAACATATtttgactttgtttttttgggctGGGGCAGGAGGGTGGAAGAAAACTGGATAAATCGATTGATAAATAATGCGGGGCGATAGTTGTCGTCTGCTGTCGTGAAGCGCCAATTTTGAAATCGATCCTTTTGTGCGggtaaactttaaaaaataaaagaaatcaagaaaaCATGGTGGATTTAAAATGCAGTTTGCAATTTCAACGGAATGTCATCGTGTCGTATCGATAAAAATTGCAGGGGAAACCCTTGATAACAAATTGACAGTGTCGTGTTGGTTGGCGTGATTTATGTGGCCGAATCGAATTGAAAACGAGTCTCGTTCAATTGAAACAAGCCACAACAACGGGTTGGGGGGTAAACACTTCATCAATGGAATGTTTACAGAATCAAAGGGGAAGGTAGGATCAAGGTCGTCTGCTTGCAATCTCTTTTCCAAGGAAATCCACAATAAATAtcgtcattttttattattggttttgtttggtttttgaaTTGCACAAttggaattttaaaaagaaaaagggaaatggaCACAACTGTGATGAACGATTCACGAACCATTCAAAAtatgtttcgtttttttccccataagaaacaaaatttcaattttgtatttttttgtttttaaatgtcatTTCATTTAAGGGAATGGCATATGTGCTCGTGATCGTATCTCACTTCACGTACACACCCCAACCTGTTTAATCTCAATCAGGTTTGTCTTTCTTAACGCAGTGGACATAAGATTGTCTccttcccccctctttttttttttgtttcgtttttcctAGATTTTATCATAGGGCGTGAATTTTATTGATTCGTTTAGAATCcacaaccaaaaaaacaaaaaaaattcagatttTCTTTGCTGTCGTAATCAAATATCGTAATCCAAGAATGGACAAGTCGAGGCACGCATTCCAGTTGAGAGGCCATAACAGAAATGTAACATATTCCAAGTAAGCTAACAAGAAACCCGTCCCTTTGATTCTGACGAACGCGTTCCATCCTCATCACGAAATTTCACCATTTCCCGCATTGctagaaagaaacaaaaaacaaaacccgTTTCAACTAATTATCTCATCGAGTTTCAGTTCTCCAATGCCTTTTCTTGGCACCccgtattttgttttgttttaaagccCGAAATCTTGAACGATCTCAAAGATCGATTACGTCAAACAATTTCTAAAGCGTGAAAATCCACCCCCCCTTCCTTCATTGTTGTTGTTCACTTTGCAATAGGAGAATAACTGCGACTCACCTGATATCAAAACGTAATCAGATGACACAACACAATGATGGGCCCAGTGACGTAATCCAATGCACGAAATCCCTTTTCAAAAGTGCGTAGAAACTGAACGCATTCACGCGTTTGGCACATTTAAACGAAACGCATTTTGatccatttgttttgttttgtttgtttcaaaacGTTATAACGTCCAATCTTCGATGATTATCGGGAGAATTGCGGGACACGCGTCCAAAGATGTAAACCGATTTCAGAAGGAGAAAGAGAGGagccaaacaacaacaacaacaacattaacAAACACACTTTTTCGCTGTTGACTCGACGAGAGTCGTGACGCCACTGAAGACAAGTCGGGATCGGCCACGGTCTCTGTATATcaggaaaacacacacacataagaCGTCCTCTGGCTCGGAAAGGGGGAAGGGCTTGAAAAGAGGGGCGGTACCCGATGTgtgttcttgttttttttgttttttttcttttccattttccgGGAAAATAACGTCGCcaacgttaaaaataaaaaggaaaaaattcaattttcttttctttttctttttaaagaaaaaaggggaggcAATATCTGCAGGCGCATTTCTAATGCAAAATCAAAAGATTCATGGAAAGAAACACAATTTTCGTCGTAGCTTTTCGCTCGCTATTTCGTCACCTGCTATTACAGGAAATTGATCTCCCCACCTctcagactttttttttttttcattactgGTTTGTtttgtaagattttttttttttgtcggcCGGTTTTTCCCTTGTTATGTATTCatcggagagggaaaaaaaaatggaaataaaaccGGACGGCAGCGGCGGCTGCGGGAATTCTGGGAAATTTCATCTCGTGATTATATTGTTTACTAGGAATTTTATTATATTGTATACGAGTATTCGAGAATTTATTTTGAAGCGAGAACGGGGCCGTTGGTATccgtcaattttttttaattaaaccCCCctagaaaatttaaaaaaaattaattcgtTCAGTTGAATTTGTTACTCTCGTCTTTGATGAAAATCAACTCGGACTGGCAACTTTCTACATTCAGATTTCAACACAGTTCTAAGAGTGAACGAACGGACAGAGAGTGCAACGGAcacaatatttaaatatacatggaaaaaaaagaaaagaaagaaaacgagataAAAGCGTATCATTAACCTCTCCAACGGGACGCAGTTAGATCAACGCCGTGTGAGTGGCTTCGCATTCGGATTTTTATTcaatgatttatttttttctttttcgatggAAACAAATTAAACTTAACCGACAACTTGTTCCCGAGAAGCGAAAATAATTGACGTCAATAAcaaatttgaagaagaaaaagaaaagaaaaacagaacaaaaaggAGGACACACCGAACATATaccgaaaagaagaaaaactggaCAAGAAGAAGGTCCGTTTTCTATaagttaatttattttattattatttttttttttttgccaaaattttgtttcgaTTTGAGGAAAATTCCAATTCATTTCTGGAAAGGGTTTCGTGTTTTGGTTGTAAGAAAAACTGGACAAGAAGAAGGTCCGTTTTCTATaagttaatttattttattattatttgtttttttgccaaaatgttgtttcaatttgaggaaaattccaattaatttcgGGAAAGGGTTTCGTGTTTTGGTTGTActtataaaaaataaaataaattaaaggAAATGGACAAAAAAAACGGTATTATTTGATTGggttacgtaaaaaaaaatatctttttatCTTGTCCTACACGTGCGTGATTTTATGCAAATTTTGTGCAAACGCGCAATTTTATCTAGTCGTTACGCTTcgacgagagagagagaagaggtTAAAGGGCATGTTCGAAAGAAATAACGCGAATTTTCGAAATTGAAATTTCGCGCTGAAAAGGACGAAAAACCTAAAATTCCCCGgatgcaaatttttttccccctctctttttttctgcaTTCTACAGCTtcaattatatatttttttgtcttcgtcttcttttagAGAGGGGAGGGTGGAGGCAGgtttgtttcctttctttttattactgttgttttcttacaTTAAATTAtggttattattattcatttctttatttcttcgGGGAACGATTTATAATATGGACAGCGGACACGTATAgacttctctctcttttctggCCGGTCCACAGCCATAAACGAACGAGTGAAAAATGGCGTGAGGGGAGGGACTGGCCAATTCCACGAACATCGTTAAATTTAAGCTCAAAAACTCAGAAATTTATTCCTACTAGTCCAGCGGCTCTGCTGTAActatttaaaagaaagaaaacggttGAAGACTGAAAAGATTTTTGAAAACAGCAGTCCAGCCAGATTTGAAACCCGGCTGACGGGTATTTTACTTCTTAAATCAATGTTTTcataaagaaaatttaaaagatttaaaaaaataaaataaacggGATGTGTATAAACTCGTAAATAAAAAGGGTGCGGACACGAATGAttagaaaaattgaaattcgattcaaacattttcaaggTTTTGAAAAGTCAACCTCGCATTTTGGGCTCAGGTATAATTGCGTCATTTGCATACGTCTACGCACCTCAGCTATTTGGCTGTCTCCATCGCTGACCCATTTTTCTTGGCCGCTTTTTTGCGCTCACACATTTAAAAATCCATTAAACATTctgttcccccccccccctccactAAGAACTAAAAAGACATACATGCGTTACTGCCCAATTCCTAGAAGAGcgaaagaaattgttgaataaGTTATTGACAGAAGTGCAGAGAAAGTGGATCATTATTTTGTATATACGTGCTTCGACAAGAGCACGACATTTGATAGAAAggtaagaataaaaaatgaggGGAATAGTCATAATTATTCCAAAGAAAATAGCAGTCAACGTATCCGCCTACGCAGATTCTCCCTCAGGATCTATCCTTCCCGGTTTTGGCCGGGTGTGTTGAACCTGTGAAACTATCTATTCAATTGAAATGATACCACTCCAATAAGGGTCATTGCAGTacttaaaatattaaaaaggTCATTCAAccctaaattttgttttaaagagaaatttaaatatttgGTTTAAAATCACTAATTCCTTCGGGTGTTGTATACCCATGAAACGGACGTGCATTGACCCCCTGCATCTGTTTTTAACgggtaaaaaaatgaaaatctatatgtaaattatttCCCACTCACGAGTTTCAATGTTTGACCAGTTAACGGCATTAAATTCGAACggtgaatttaaaacaaacaaaattcgCCTTTATAAAAATACGAAATAGCACCAAAACATGTTGCTAATGAATCATTCGTGTTTTATTCAAATGAATGAAACGACGACGATGGACTTTGAAGCTCCTCGCACCTGTCAGACATTGTCACCGTCGTTTCTGGTTGATATATTACACCCAACGCGGAagaaacaatagaaaataaaactgcGCTGGAACGAACGACAAACGAAGTGGATATTCAATGAGTTCAGACAAGCAAACCGACCTCGCGACAGGTTGGTTTATCGCAGGCATTGCCATCCGattattcctttttgttttcttgatttcTTTATACACgtcttttgaaaaattattcaaatttggagatttacaacaacaaaaatatagGCAGTTTTTTGATGGCCTTCAAAACGAGTATATAACGTTTGAAAGTCTTTGTATGTACACACATAAACTTATACAGAtctctctatctctctcttgttttcattcaaaatGGTTGGATTTGTGAGAGACAACTGCCACGTTCCGATCAATCAAATCTGACATGCAGTAGAGGGGCATGTGAAACAGCTCCACTCGCGTTCAAACGTAAACACAGCCAATTCCTTTCgcattttttgatttttcacgAACATTTTTAGCGTCCACGTTGTCAAGTATATCTCCAATGACACCAACGAATTTCGGCAGAGAAACcttgaaaacaatttttttttttaaatgcaccaACGCATATAAGGACAGCGGACGTGATGATGAAGGTATTGCGTGTACCTCGACGATTCGCCGAATTCTAGAAAGAGAACGGCAAACGgaacaagaaacaaacaaaaatgcgaACGTGTTGCGTTATAGGTCATTTAAAGTCACACCCCCTGGCGGGAAATCTTCCCTTGTTAGAACGATATAATGTCCACAGTAAAATGCATAACATCTGTTTGAGATGCGCTATATACGACACAGAGATTAAGTGGGAGAAATGGTGTCAAGTGGCAAACTTGTGCTAAAAGATAATCACGAGGAAATTGGAGATGATCAATTTCATATTGCGCAGGTAGATTTCATCATCCACGTAGGGCGTTTGGCAACCTTTAAAATCGAGATAAAGAATATTTAGATGTGAGGGCTATTGCTAGGATTTCCtgctaaaaagaaatgatATTCTATCGTCTAATATCGTTTGACCAGCATGTTTCTATATATGCATCCCTGGAACTGATGCAACAACCTGAGTTGCATGTTAATcctggaaaaaacaaaacatggcCAGACGGGCTCATTTGGATCTAATAAATTCAGATTGTATCTCTtatcttttgtgtttttttgtttttttaacaaacCGAGGCACAATCAGCGCATTTCAGACTTGACTGGGCCTGCCCGTGACGCAAACTgccgcaacaacaacatcttATGTTTAGATTGTTGCATCAGTCAACGGCTGTTGCATTAGAGCTTTTATCTTAACCACGGAAAATCATCACTTTTATTTATCATATGACTCgtacatttaaaaagaaaagattattCATTTACGCATCGATCAAGGAGACGTCATTCCCGCCGAGTCAATCACCAAACAGTTGAAGGTCAAACGATTTACTTTTTCCCTCGTTGTTATTCATTTCGTATTAGTACACAGCTGTAtgaaaatatggaaatgaCTTGGAAATACAAAGGAAAACAGGTCTGTGTGGTCTACTTGTGTATACAGCAACAATAGCCAACTGTGCAATATGTTGCCGCGTGACGTCGCCcatcaatcaattttgtttttcttcgaaAACTGTTCAACTTCTTCGACTTGTTTTAACAGACGCATTGAAATCGCGAAATCTTGTACAGTAAATGAATAGACACTGTACATGTTCTATAAAGCAATTCTTTTCTTGTATAATGGATGCAAAAAAACAGGTTCATTATATAGGCCGGTATTATTAGCCAATTGGGGACGCATTCCCGGAACTTGTCgaaattcattttaaaaaagaaaaacaaagcgAGAAAGGAATTTTTATCGGAAACGGGAGCACAGCGTCAAGCCGAGAAAATCCGCCATTGGCACCGGATTTTTACTACCGCGTATAATGGCCGCACTGATGGATGCATTTGGCCACCGTGCCAACTCGTACAAATCGCATATTTATGTATGCAGCTCGACTTCTTTACGAAATAAATCGCTGCcagaattgaaaaatttaaaagaaacgTCTGTCATGtcctattttttgttgttgttgtctctttcgttttcttttaaaggaaACCAAAATATGTAAATTTGAGATGAAataagcaaaaacaaaaagaatcaaatgatcattttttgcttttgttcaCGGCGATCCGTACGCGTGTCAAAAATAAGGTGAGGGGGAACAATCAGTCCGTTCCAATGTCCTTTTTTTTGACGTACATTTATCAAACAATCTATATTCAATGTTCGCGTGATATATAATCACGTCACTTCTGCTGCCTTTTTCGTATTGTTAGTCTACTTGTGTGTTATATATTTATTGGCTTAGCTGAGATCACCATCGTTCTAATATCCAGCcgtcatccattttcttttattccaaCGATTTGCCACAATTGTTTCAGTTGAATTCCTCTACTATTTTCGAGTTAGCATTGACATTCTAACCCGAAAATCAAATATGATTTCgcaatttaaaataaaaaacattcgTAGACGCAAGAAATCCGCAGGGTGTGGTTCTTTTtgattcattaaaaaaaagagggggggggaagCGCAGGATTTTCCTAGTAATGGCTAGGAACGCCCttgacagaaaaaaaaatgacgtaTCCTAacatgcaaaagaaaaaaacaaaaaaaaaggcgcaGCCTGTGGCATTTCCTGCCAAAAATACACGAAAAAATCATTCAGACCGGCGGGACTAAAACCGGCGTGCGATGATGAAATAGACAGGGCATTGAAATGTTGCGCGTTTTTCCTTACCTTGTATTTTATGTGGCAATTGAGTGTAACATCACGTAAGAGCCTTGAGAAAAAATTGCTtaggaacacacacacacacacacacacgaaaagaGTCTGGGTTTCGGTCGATTACGTCATTTAGCGGGCCAAATACACGCACAACTCATTCACGAACTTTTTTTCCCGTTTGATTAATTtcattaatgtttttttttttttgtacactGGGACGcactgaattttctttttgaaagtttctcttcttctccttttttttttcacacacacacacacacacacacttagATTGTAATCATCTCCCCACTCCCATTTCTCTTCACCaggttttcatttttcctgGAACGATCTGCGTGTTCCGGGGAAAACAACCCAACTATTCGCCTGTgagcctttttgtttttttttatcctctGTGTTTTTTCCAGGAACTTGGCGCTGTCGTCGTTCTCCTTCCAACAAGTCATTTTGGCTCTCACTCCACCTTCTGTCTCActtgtttctctctttgctTGCCCTGCCTCCGCGCTTTTCGTTTGATGCTCGGGTCGGCTGTACACACCTTTTAATAAATACACGTACAGGAAATGCGATTGCACGCTGTTACGTATAAGGTGACGTGTAATCAAGAAGAATGTCCATATATACCGATGTCCCTCTACAATTAACTTTGATTt
This sequence is a window from Daphnia magna isolate NIES linkage group LG7, ASM2063170v1.1, whole genome shotgun sequence. Protein-coding genes within it:
- the LOC116926143 gene encoding uncharacterized protein LOC116926143, with translation MLGGGSSSSSSSGGAFSCSSSPALPPARRHHQQTAAAAAAATAAIVAASTCWSPTNPFNVLSSGGSVVVPSTASEDATVEAAAVPPHFSYANAWTTQPIQRKRPGCSCDHEDYQAAEATSNGGGAYYDYPFVGDCEHVEPLDLSLPKVKVRQHWSGGSIVQVNDSTIISIDRRPDRPADLCCSGCVASDVAGPSPSRLNVSVVTVPQQRQSCWPSSSAFQPATIDRQHPFRLQIEIPFGASDEKVLPGLLRHHHHHRRKSVHTAANNNSNPVASSGGSALQLHPPEMCTSVTTEGGVAGTREDDDLQRLSVVAHQLRLSGYYYGHLSWKESAHLLQNTKVGTFLVRDSSDARYLYALSLQTDKGPTSVRIHYSSRGFRLDASSTGMADHLPRFRTVLDLVDHYVAKWSQCRDKGQFWLDNSGQVHSEVVLIRPLRRDCPSLKHLCRLAWNCRQTSSANSSLSPSSSVNIPPTIKSFLDEYPFQH